GGCGTGGTTTTGGTCATGGCCTGGGCAATGTCCTGCTTTCGTTGCGCAAAAATTTCGGTCAATTTATCGGTCATGTTATTTGCTCGGCTTGACATGTTATTAGTTATCATGGTTATTGCTTATCAGGGTTATAGTTTTTCTTGCCGTTGCTTTCAAGGCAATTATTTGTTAGGTACGTCGTGGGCCAACAAACCGAATCATTTTTGTCACAACCAACAAGCGACCATGTTATGAGTAAAAAAAATAATAAACCAACCAAAAATCAAGAGGTTATTACCGCACCCGAACGGCCGGCCGTAACGCCGCCGCCAGCCAAAAACCCGCCGTCGTTTGTTGCGCGCCACCATAATTTGGCCAGCCCGATGATGGGGGCGAGTATTTTATACGCCAGCGACGATTTTTTTGCCCCACCGGTCAGAATGCTCCAAGACCACGAGCCATTATTTTTTCCCGATAAATATGACAACCACGGCAAATGGATGGATGGGTGGGAAACGCGCCGCCGCCGCCAGGGTGGCCACGACCATGCGATTATAAAACTTGGCGCGCGCGGCGTTATTCATGGTTTGGGCATTCACACCCATTTTTTTACCGGCAATTTTCCGCCGGCGGTAATGGTTGAGGGCGCGATTATGCCCGAGCAAGGCAAGGGCGACAATGATAAAACATTAGAAAAAAACCTGGCAAAAATAAAATGGCAACCATTGTTGGCAAAAACAAATTTGCAAGGCGATAGCTATCATTTTTTTACCATCAACACCGCCCACGAATTTAACGTGTTGCGGGTTTCGATTTTCCCCGATGGCGGCATCGCGCGTTTGCGGGTTTATGGCGAACCAAAATGCGACTGGCAAGCCAAGCAAAACCATAAGGATATCGAGCTGTCGGCGTTGAAATACGGCGGGCGGATTATTGGTTATAACGATGCGCATTATGGCAATGTATCATCGCTGTTGGCCGAACGCCGCGCCATCAACATGGGCGATGGTTGGGAAACGCGGCGGCAACGCAACCTACCGAGTCACGATTGGCTGGTGCTGGCGCTGGCGCACGCTGGTATTATTGATAAGGTGGTGGTCGACACCGCCCATTATAAAGGCAATTACCCGGATAGTTGCATGATAGAGGGCGTGATGTTAAAAAATAACATCAGCGATGAAGAGCTGTTGAAGGATGAAAAAATAAATTGGCAAGTATTATTGCCGCAGGTAAAATTGCGCGCCGATTATATTCATACATTCGATAAAAAATCGTTGCAGGCGATTGGCGCAATATCGCACGCCAGGTTAAAAATTTTCCCCGATGGTGGCGTGTCGCGTTTGCGGTTGTATGGCCGCTTGCCGGCGTAAGAAATTTTACTTGCCTTTTCGCTTAAAGCTGGCTATTAAATAATGGTTCTTAAAAGTGCAGATAAAGGGGGCGCTTATTTGCTGTAAAAACTTTTTAGAATGGCCGTTGATAATTTGTCATCGCGCTCTAACCAACAAATGATTATTACAGAACAAGGGGTAACATACCATGAGTGATGTTGAAAGCCGTGTTAAAAAAGTTATTATCGATCACTTAGGCGTTGAAGAGGCGAAGGTGGTTCCCACCGCGCGCTTTATTGATGACCTGGGTGCCGATTCACTTGATACCGTCGAATTGGTTTTTGCTTTTGAAGAAGAATTCAATTGCGAAATTCCCGATGAGGCCGCACAAAAAATTGCCACTGTTGGCGATGCAATTAACTTGCTATCTGAAAAAGCAAAATAGTTTTTAACTATTTATTTTTTTAAAAAAAAACAATGACGGCTCCTTGCCGTTGTTGTTTTTTTTTACCCAAAATCCAGAAAACAAATATTATTCGATAATTCCAAGCCAGCCCATTATTTTGTCCCCCATGGTCAATATTGGTCGATATTGGCGATATTGTGCGATATTGATTTTTTTGCGCGGTTGGTATATGGTGGCTAAAATTTACTGCTAGATTATAAAAAAATCAAAAGGAACAAAATTATGTCAAGACGTGTGGTGGTAACAGGCATGGGGATTATAAGCCCGCTTGGTTTGGGGGTCGACCATGTGTGGCAAAAATTGATTGCTGGCACATCGGGCATTGGGCCGATTACGCGGTTTGACGCATCAGCCATGGCCGCCAAAATTGCTGGTGAAATACCACGCGGCAGTAAGGCCGAAAACAAATATGACCCCAGCGAGTGGAT
Above is a window of Hydrotalea sp. DNA encoding:
- the alc gene encoding allantoicase, which encodes MSKKNNKPTKNQEVITAPERPAVTPPPAKNPPSFVARHHNLASPMMGASILYASDDFFAPPVRMLQDHEPLFFPDKYDNHGKWMDGWETRRRRQGGHDHAIIKLGARGVIHGLGIHTHFFTGNFPPAVMVEGAIMPEQGKGDNDKTLEKNLAKIKWQPLLAKTNLQGDSYHFFTINTAHEFNVLRVSIFPDGGIARLRVYGEPKCDWQAKQNHKDIELSALKYGGRIIGYNDAHYGNVSSLLAERRAINMGDGWETRRQRNLPSHDWLVLALAHAGIIDKVVVDTAHYKGNYPDSCMIEGVMLKNNISDEELLKDEKINWQVLLPQVKLRADYIHTFDKKSLQAIGAISHARLKIFPDGGVSRLRLYGRLPA
- a CDS encoding acyl carrier protein, coding for MSDVESRVKKVIIDHLGVEEAKVVPTARFIDDLGADSLDTVELVFAFEEEFNCEIPDEAAQKIATVGDAINLLSEKAK